A single genomic interval of Rhododendron vialii isolate Sample 1 chromosome 3a, ASM3025357v1 harbors:
- the LOC131320953 gene encoding uncharacterized protein LOC131320953 isoform X1: MRSHRCSSIGLSKFVKGSCEIQKMAAYERARDEQIEKNLAMLESLGIKDLVASLPALYRSSQRKGTKKRKSKVAIGNDDEFLPPACEESFGYSSDNSSGSQADKVKCTSKRKKKGSSGNRILRDSQGTREERHIIEGATSTPATQPSTDHVEGMSVVAAQPTQLPCIATNNEGLNCTAPRKPCKGGRPQSNTKRTRGISRGLGSPKEVAS; the protein is encoded by the exons TCCAGAAAATGGCTGCATATGAAAGGGCAAGAGATGAGCAAATTGAAAAGAACTTGGCAATGTTAGAGTCTCTTGGGATAAAAGACCTAGTAGCTTCACTACCTGCCTTATATCGGAGTAGTCAAAGAAAAGGTACCAAGAAACGAAAGAGCAAGGTTGCTATTGGCAATGATGATGAATTTTTACCCCCTGCCTGTGAGGAGAGTTTTGGTTATTCTAGTGACAATTCTTCTGGATCTCAAGCTGACAAG gtCAAATGTACAagtaaaagaaagaagaaaggcaGTTCTGGTAATCGTATTTTGAGAGACTCGCAAGGAACTCGAGAAGAGAGGCATATCATCGAGGGAGCAACCTCAACTCCAGCAACACAACCTTCAACTGATCATGTTGAGGGCATGTCCGTGGTGGCTGCCCAACCTACTCAGCTTCCATGTATTGCCACCAACAATGAGG GATTAAACTGCACAGCACCGAGAAAACCTTGTAAGGGTGGACGTCCTCAATCCAATACAAAGAGAACTAGAGGAATATCACGAGGACTTGGGAGTCCAAAAGAGGTTGCTAGCTGA
- the LOC131320953 gene encoding uncharacterized protein LOC131320953 isoform X2 has protein sequence MAAYERARDEQIEKNLAMLESLGIKDLVASLPALYRSSQRKGTKKRKSKVAIGNDDEFLPPACEESFGYSSDNSSGSQADKVKCTSKRKKKGSSGNRILRDSQGTREERHIIEGATSTPATQPSTDHVEGMSVVAAQPTQLPCIATNNEGLNCTAPRKPCKGGRPQSNTKRTRGISRGLGSPKEVAS, from the exons ATGGCTGCATATGAAAGGGCAAGAGATGAGCAAATTGAAAAGAACTTGGCAATGTTAGAGTCTCTTGGGATAAAAGACCTAGTAGCTTCACTACCTGCCTTATATCGGAGTAGTCAAAGAAAAGGTACCAAGAAACGAAAGAGCAAGGTTGCTATTGGCAATGATGATGAATTTTTACCCCCTGCCTGTGAGGAGAGTTTTGGTTATTCTAGTGACAATTCTTCTGGATCTCAAGCTGACAAG gtCAAATGTACAagtaaaagaaagaagaaaggcaGTTCTGGTAATCGTATTTTGAGAGACTCGCAAGGAACTCGAGAAGAGAGGCATATCATCGAGGGAGCAACCTCAACTCCAGCAACACAACCTTCAACTGATCATGTTGAGGGCATGTCCGTGGTGGCTGCCCAACCTACTCAGCTTCCATGTATTGCCACCAACAATGAGG GATTAAACTGCACAGCACCGAGAAAACCTTGTAAGGGTGGACGTCCTCAATCCAATACAAAGAGAACTAGAGGAATATCACGAGGACTTGGGAGTCCAAAAGAGGTTGCTAGCTGA
- the LOC131320954 gene encoding uncharacterized protein LOC131320954 isoform X1 — MGRFEFYKVTHCKNGFWTSDGAEKNYNEMMTLKNQPVPERETPMTEDQICDKVLGRAIGYVRGPGYGVRPDTSIKVAHAMRGQLQECTKRADEAERRADEAERRAEVGERRAKELTEEVISQRSTIDSLTMKTNRLESLYEKLASRMDMGNSPAST; from the exons ATGGGTAGGTTCGAGTTTTATAAAGTGACTCATTgcaagaatgggttttggacttCTGATGGTGCTGAAAAGAATTAT AATGAAATGATGACACTAAAGAACCAGCCTGTGCCAGAACGTGAGACACCTATGACAGAGGATCAGATATGTGACAAAGTCCTTGGTCGTGCAATAGGATATGTACGTGGTCCTGGCTACGGAGTGAGACCCGACACATCAATCAAGGTAGCACATGCCATGCGTGGACAACTACAAGAATGTACAAAGAGAGCAGACGAGGCCGAACGAAGGGCAGACGAGGCAGAACGAAGGGCAGAGGTAGGTGAAAGAAGGGCAAAAGAATTAACTGAGGAGGTCATCTCTCAACGGTCTACCATCGACTCTTTGACTATGAAAACAAATCGCCTAGAGTCATTATACGAAAAACTTGCCTCAAGAATGGACATGGGGAATTCACCTGCATCAACTTG A
- the LOC131320954 gene encoding uncharacterized protein LOC131320954 isoform X2, which produces MGFGLLMNEMMTLKNQPVPERETPMTEDQICDKVLGRAIGYVRGPGYGVRPDTSIKVAHAMRGQLQECTKRADEAERRADEAERRAEVGERRAKELTEEVISQRSTIDSLTMKTNRLESLYEKLASRMDMGNSPAST; this is translated from the exons atgggttttggacttCTGATG AATGAAATGATGACACTAAAGAACCAGCCTGTGCCAGAACGTGAGACACCTATGACAGAGGATCAGATATGTGACAAAGTCCTTGGTCGTGCAATAGGATATGTACGTGGTCCTGGCTACGGAGTGAGACCCGACACATCAATCAAGGTAGCACATGCCATGCGTGGACAACTACAAGAATGTACAAAGAGAGCAGACGAGGCCGAACGAAGGGCAGACGAGGCAGAACGAAGGGCAGAGGTAGGTGAAAGAAGGGCAAAAGAATTAACTGAGGAGGTCATCTCTCAACGGTCTACCATCGACTCTTTGACTATGAAAACAAATCGCCTAGAGTCATTATACGAAAAACTTGCCTCAAGAATGGACATGGGGAATTCACCTGCATCAACTTG A